The Tenacibaculum jejuense genome includes a window with the following:
- the panD gene encoding aspartate 1-decarboxylase, translated as MLVQVVKSKIHRVKVTGADLNYIGSITIDEDLMDAAGIIEGERVQIVNNNNGERLETYAIPGPRKSGEITLNGAAARRVQKGDVLILIVYGFLELEEAKKFKPQLVFPNEETNLLE; from the coding sequence ATGTTAGTACAAGTTGTAAAATCTAAAATTCACCGAGTTAAAGTAACAGGTGCAGATTTAAATTATATCGGGAGCATCACTATAGATGAAGATTTAATGGATGCCGCTGGAATCATAGAAGGAGAGCGAGTTCAAATCGTAAATAATAATAACGGAGAGCGTTTAGAGACTTACGCAATTCCAGGACCAAGGAAAAGTGGAGAAATTACATTAAATGGAGCTGCTGCTAGAAGAGTTCAAAAAGGAGATGTTTTAATCTTAATTGTATATGGATTCTTAGAGTTAGAAGAAGCAAAAAAATTTAAGCCTCAACTAGTATTTCCTAACGAGGAAACAAATTTATTAGAGTAG
- the panC gene encoding pantoate--beta-alanine ligase produces the protein MKIFKSKSDLKSYISLKKEEGNSIGFVPTMGALHKGHLSLVKRAIKKNDVTIVSIFVNPTQFDKKEDLDNYPKTFEKDVELLKSVNCDAVFVPAVNEIYGDNVNSEAFDFDGLEHQMEGKFRDGHFDGVGTIVKALFEIVAPNVAYFGKKDFQQLQIIKKMVEKLNLPIRIKGMPIFREKDGLAMSSRNTRLTPEHREAAPFIHKTLKKARKKIGTKNVTEITKWVENQFKKHPLLELEYFIIAEEKTLQTAENFDATKRYRAFIAVFAGEIRLIDNVRFKNN, from the coding sequence ATGAAAATATTCAAGTCTAAATCAGATTTAAAAAGCTATATTTCACTAAAAAAAGAAGAAGGAAATTCAATCGGATTTGTACCTACCATGGGGGCGCTTCACAAAGGACATTTGTCTTTGGTAAAGAGAGCAATAAAGAAAAACGACGTTACAATTGTAAGCATTTTTGTAAACCCAACTCAATTCGATAAGAAAGAAGATTTAGATAATTACCCGAAAACGTTTGAGAAAGATGTTGAATTATTGAAAAGTGTAAATTGTGATGCCGTATTTGTTCCTGCTGTTAATGAAATTTATGGGGATAATGTGAATTCTGAAGCTTTTGATTTTGATGGATTAGAACATCAAATGGAAGGGAAATTTAGAGATGGACATTTTGATGGTGTTGGAACTATCGTTAAAGCTTTGTTTGAAATCGTAGCACCAAATGTTGCGTACTTTGGAAAGAAAGATTTTCAACAACTTCAAATCATTAAAAAAATGGTGGAGAAATTAAATCTTCCAATCAGAATAAAAGGAATGCCGATTTTCAGAGAAAAAGATGGTTTGGCAATGAGTTCAAGAAATACAAGATTAACTCCTGAACACAGAGAAGCAGCACCTTTTATCCATAAAACTTTAAAAAAAGCTAGAAAAAAAATTGGCACAAAAAATGTAACGGAAATAACAAAATGGGTAGAGAATCAATTTAAAAAACATCCACTTCTAGAATTAGAGTATTTTATTATAGCTGAAGAAAAAACGTTACAAACTGCTGAAAATTTTGATGCTACAAAAAGATACCGTGCATTTATTGCCGTATTTGCTGGAGAAATTAGATTGATAGACAATGTCCGATTCAAAAACAATTAA
- the radA gene encoding DNA repair protein RadA, translated as MPKTKTTFFCQNCGAQHAQWVGQCPNCKQWNTVVEEVIQKEEKRNWKTPSNTQKVVSKPRRIQEIELNTEERIITRNNELDVVLGGGLVKGSITLLGGEPGIGKSTLLLQVALQIPQKVLYVSGEESQSQIKMRAERLQNEDSNCLILTETNTQQIFRNVEEVQPDVLVIDSIQTLYTNNIEASPGSISQIKETSAELIKFAKETNTPVLLIGHINKDGNIAGPKILEHMVDVVLQFEGDRNHTYRILRSQKNRFGSTAELGIYEMLSDGLREVKNPSEILISEKDTDLSGTAIASTLEGVRPLMIEIQALVSTAVYGTPQRSTTGYNLKRLHMILAVLEKRAGFKLGAKDVFLNVTGGIYIDDPAIDLAVVAAILSSNQDIAINPDVCFAAEVGLAGEIRPVSKIDQRIVEAEKLGYKTFVTSKYNKITSKNHSIKLILVGKIEDAFATLFA; from the coding sequence ATGCCAAAAACAAAAACAACTTTTTTCTGTCAGAATTGTGGAGCGCAACACGCGCAATGGGTAGGACAATGTCCGAATTGTAAACAATGGAATACAGTTGTAGAAGAAGTAATCCAAAAAGAAGAAAAGAGAAATTGGAAAACACCTTCAAATACACAAAAAGTTGTTTCTAAACCTAGAAGAATTCAAGAAATTGAATTGAATACAGAAGAGCGAATTATTACTCGAAATAATGAGTTAGATGTAGTTTTAGGTGGTGGATTGGTAAAAGGTTCTATCACGTTATTAGGTGGTGAACCAGGAATTGGTAAATCAACATTATTACTGCAAGTTGCTTTACAAATTCCGCAGAAGGTATTGTATGTTTCTGGAGAAGAAAGTCAATCGCAAATTAAAATGCGAGCTGAACGTTTGCAAAATGAAGATTCAAATTGCTTGATTTTAACAGAAACAAATACACAACAAATCTTTAGAAATGTAGAAGAAGTTCAGCCTGATGTTTTAGTCATAGATTCTATCCAAACATTATACACGAATAATATTGAAGCTTCACCAGGAAGTATTTCTCAAATTAAAGAAACTTCCGCTGAGTTGATCAAATTTGCGAAAGAAACAAATACACCAGTTTTATTAATCGGACACATTAATAAAGACGGAAATATAGCGGGACCAAAAATCTTAGAACATATGGTAGATGTTGTGCTTCAGTTTGAAGGAGACAGAAATCATACCTATAGAATTTTACGTTCTCAAAAAAACAGATTTGGTTCTACAGCAGAATTAGGAATTTATGAAATGTTATCCGACGGTTTACGTGAAGTTAAAAATCCATCAGAGATTTTAATTTCAGAAAAAGATACCGATTTAAGTGGAACAGCAATTGCTTCAACTTTAGAAGGTGTTCGTCCGTTAATGATAGAAATTCAAGCTTTAGTAAGTACTGCAGTTTATGGAACTCCACAAAGATCTACTACCGGTTATAATTTAAAACGTTTACATATGATTCTGGCTGTTTTAGAGAAACGAGCTGGATTTAAACTTGGTGCAAAAGATGTGTTCTTAAACGTTACTGGAGGTATTTATATCGACGATCCTGCAATAGATTTAGCTGTTGTGGCAGCAATTCTTTCTTCAAATCAAGATATTGCAATTAATCCAGATGTATGTTTCGCTGCAGAAGTAGGTTTAGCAGGAGAAATTCGTCCTGTTTCTAAAATCGATCAACGTATAGTTGAAGCAGAAAAGTTAGGTTATAAAACATTTGTAACTTCAAAATACAATAAGATTACATCTAAAAATCATTCGATTAAACTCATTTTAGTGGGTAAGATAGAAGACGCTTTTGCTACATTGTTTGCATAA
- a CDS encoding endonuclease/exonuclease/phosphatase family protein, with protein sequence MNYSRDKIINIAFYNVENLFDTIDDPLTNDDKFTPTGERKWTHKRYFKKLQKISYVISQIGKDSSNEAPAIVGLVEVENTKVLNDLIHQKKLFEYGYRYIHFDSKDERGIDTALLYRDQFFDPVNSKKIQFDFIDENGERDHTRDVLLVSGFLNGDLIHIIVNHWPSRREGEEITKPKRIKAAQVVKQVIEEIKEEDQQAKIIIMGDFNDNPSSESIKEYLVSEDFHNPMLHLHAKGLGSLTYKKEWFLFDQIIVSKNLFEDEVEHKFIAAKIFNKRWLKTHKGKRKGSPFRTYIGPWYKGGFSDHFPIYASFLKK encoded by the coding sequence ATGAATTACAGTAGAGATAAAATCATTAACATCGCTTTTTATAATGTTGAAAATCTATTTGATACAATAGATGATCCGTTAACTAATGATGACAAGTTTACACCAACAGGGGAGCGAAAATGGACACATAAAAGGTATTTTAAAAAGCTTCAGAAAATAAGTTATGTAATTTCTCAAATAGGGAAAGATTCATCTAACGAAGCTCCAGCAATTGTTGGTTTAGTTGAGGTAGAAAATACTAAAGTATTGAATGACTTAATTCATCAAAAAAAACTTTTTGAATACGGTTACAGATATATTCATTTTGATTCTAAGGATGAACGAGGAATAGATACAGCTTTACTCTACAGAGATCAATTTTTTGATCCTGTAAATAGTAAAAAAATTCAATTCGATTTTATTGATGAAAATGGAGAAAGAGATCATACAAGAGATGTTTTATTAGTTTCTGGTTTTTTAAATGGAGATTTAATTCACATTATCGTAAATCACTGGCCGTCTAGAAGAGAAGGAGAAGAGATTACTAAGCCTAAAAGAATAAAAGCAGCTCAAGTAGTTAAACAAGTAATTGAAGAAATAAAAGAGGAAGATCAGCAGGCAAAGATTATTATTATGGGAGATTTTAATGATAATCCATCTTCAGAAAGTATTAAAGAGTATTTAGTTTCCGAAGATTTTCATAATCCGATGTTACATCTTCATGCGAAAGGATTAGGTTCTCTGACGTATAAAAAAGAATGGTTTTTATTCGACCAAATTATCGTTTCTAAGAACCTATTTGAAGATGAGGTTGAACACAAGTTCATAGCAGCAAAAATATTTAATAAAAGATGGTTAAAAACTCATAAAGGAAAACGTAAAGGAAGTCCATTTAGAACATATATTGGACCATGGTATAAAGGTGGTTTTTCAGATCACTTTCCCATTTATGCAAGTTTTTTAAAAAAGTAA
- a CDS encoding DUF1501 domain-containing protein has protein sequence MKRRNFIKRTSLATGGAFLVPQFLKAFETTLSQVNSYKKVVIIQLKGGNDGLNTVVPFRNDLYYQNRGNIALQKNQLLQLNGEIGFHPSLAPLQSLFDDGHISIINNVGYPNPNRSHFRSTDIWQTASDSNEYLQSGWVGRFLDVTNSKPYRAIEVDESLSLLLKGNHQNGLAITNPKLFHRLLNQPFFDNVFNNYTNDKHLSEHNLGYLYNTMIDAKSSASYIYEKTKTQSSSVDYPKNAFGKQLKTIAEFISSGIDTQIYYAGLTGFDTHANQKNRQARLLKVYAESIDAFVKDLKRNNTFDDTLILTFSEFGRRVKQNGSNGTDHGTANNVFVIGKNLKKNGMYNNLPNLDDLDDNGDLKYTVDFREVYATILDKWLSIDNAKVLNKNFSNLDFI, from the coding sequence ATGAAAAGAAGAAATTTTATTAAAAGAACATCGCTAGCTACAGGTGGAGCTTTTTTAGTTCCTCAGTTTTTAAAAGCTTTTGAAACGACACTTTCCCAAGTGAATTCATACAAAAAAGTAGTGATTATTCAATTGAAAGGTGGAAATGACGGATTAAACACTGTTGTTCCGTTTAGAAATGATCTTTACTATCAAAACAGAGGGAATATAGCACTTCAGAAAAATCAATTATTACAATTAAATGGGGAAATAGGATTTCATCCGAGTTTAGCTCCTTTGCAAAGTTTATTTGATGATGGACATATATCGATTATTAATAATGTAGGGTACCCAAATCCGAATCGATCACATTTTAGATCAACAGATATTTGGCAAACCGCTAGTGATAGCAATGAATATTTACAATCGGGTTGGGTTGGTCGTTTTTTAGATGTCACAAACTCAAAACCATATCGTGCTATTGAAGTAGACGAAAGTCTTTCTTTACTGTTGAAAGGAAATCACCAAAACGGCTTGGCAATTACAAATCCGAAGTTATTTCACCGTTTATTAAATCAGCCTTTTTTTGACAATGTTTTCAATAATTATACGAACGACAAACATTTAAGTGAACACAATTTAGGCTACTTATACAACACCATGATTGATGCTAAATCTTCGGCTTCGTATATTTATGAAAAAACAAAAACACAATCGTCTTCAGTAGATTATCCTAAAAATGCATTCGGAAAACAGCTAAAAACAATTGCTGAGTTTATTTCTTCTGGAATAGATACACAAATTTATTATGCTGGTTTAACTGGATTTGATACACATGCAAATCAGAAAAATAGACAAGCGCGATTATTAAAAGTGTATGCAGAAAGTATAGATGCTTTTGTAAAAGATTTAAAGCGCAATAACACATTTGACGATACATTAATTCTTACATTTTCTGAATTTGGTAGACGTGTAAAACAAAATGGTTCTAACGGAACTGACCATGGAACTGCAAATAATGTTTTTGTGATTGGAAAAAACCTAAAGAAAAATGGAATGTATAATAATCTTCCGAATTTAGATGATTTGGACGATAATGGAGATTTAAAATACACTGTAGATTTTAGAGAAGTTTATGCTACAATTTTAGACAAATGGCTGTCGATTGATAACGCTAAAGTTCTAAATAAAAACTTTTCTAACCTAGATTTTATCTAG
- a CDS encoding glycogen/starch synthase: MKDKRILYVSSEVIPYLPETELSSTAFNVAKYAHSKGVQTRIFMPRFGVINERRHQLHEVIRLSGMNLIIDDMDMPLIIKVASIPKERMQVYFIDNDEYFKRKAIYTDEDDKLFDDNDERMIFFAKGVVETVKKLNWAPDIIHVHGWMASLLPLYLKEFYREEPLFSESKIVTSLYSNEFPGELNPKLIDKVKFDKIDNDTVSHLQTPNQENILRNAILNSDAIIKGSSDFSEDLEQFISESGVTVLDYQSEEYLTEAYLDFYKESVLELQDS; encoded by the coding sequence ATGAAGGATAAGAGAATATTATATGTTTCTTCGGAAGTAATTCCATATTTACCAGAAACAGAATTATCATCTACGGCGTTTAATGTTGCTAAATATGCACATTCTAAGGGGGTTCAAACGCGAATTTTTATGCCTCGTTTTGGGGTTATCAACGAAAGAAGGCATCAACTACACGAAGTAATTCGTTTATCAGGGATGAATCTTATCATAGACGATATGGATATGCCTTTAATCATAAAAGTAGCTTCTATTCCTAAAGAAAGAATGCAAGTATACTTCATTGATAACGATGAATACTTTAAGCGTAAAGCTATTTACACGGATGAAGATGATAAATTATTCGACGATAATGATGAAAGAATGATTTTCTTTGCTAAAGGTGTAGTAGAAACCGTAAAGAAATTAAATTGGGCTCCAGATATAATTCACGTTCACGGATGGATGGCTTCTTTATTACCTCTTTACTTAAAAGAGTTTTATAGAGAAGAACCTTTATTCAGTGAAAGTAAAATTGTTACTTCTTTATATAGTAATGAGTTTCCAGGTGAATTAAACCCCAAACTTATTGACAAAGTAAAGTTTGATAAAATAGACAACGACACTGTATCTCATCTTCAAACTCCAAATCAAGAAAATATTTTAAGGAACGCAATCTTAAATTCGGATGCTATTATTAAAGGAAGTTCTGATTTTTCTGAAGATTTAGAGCAATTCATCTCTGAAAGTGGCGTTACTGTTCTTGACTACCAATCTGAAGAGTATTTAACAGAAGCTTACTTAGATTTCTACAAAGAAAGTGTATTAGAGCTTCAGGATTCTTAA
- a CDS encoding RNA polymerase sigma factor translates to MSKQIDILIYQCKKGNRKAQMHIYDKYCNAMFTVACRYLPDEEAKEAMQEGFLKAFLNIQTFEKDKTFGAWLKRIVINQCIDQLKKRKLETSPIEEVQLEIVDDEDWLFDSQITKQEILQAIDQLREKYQLVVKLYLLEGYDHSEISQILGIEVKTSRTQLRRGKLQLRELLKKYFNEARH, encoded by the coding sequence GTGTCTAAACAAATCGACATATTAATTTATCAATGTAAAAAGGGCAATAGAAAAGCTCAAATGCATATTTATGACAAATATTGTAATGCCATGTTTACTGTTGCATGCAGATATTTGCCAGATGAAGAAGCTAAAGAAGCTATGCAAGAAGGGTTTCTAAAAGCATTTTTAAATATTCAAACATTTGAAAAAGACAAAACTTTTGGAGCTTGGTTAAAGCGAATCGTTATCAATCAATGTATCGATCAATTGAAAAAGAGAAAATTAGAAACAAGTCCTATTGAGGAGGTTCAATTAGAAATTGTTGATGATGAAGATTGGTTATTTGACTCACAAATTACAAAACAAGAAATTTTACAAGCTATAGACCAGTTAAGAGAAAAATATCAATTGGTAGTGAAATTATATCTGTTGGAAGGTTACGATCATTCTGAAATCTCTCAAATTTTAGGAATCGAAGTGAAAACTTCTCGAACACAATTGAGAAGAGGTAAATTACAGTTAAGAGAATTATTAAAAAAATATTTCAATGAAGCGAGACATTAG
- a CDS encoding DUF4270 family protein, whose translation MKKIFYASLTFISFILMMSCEKDFREIGGNVISNNEFSTDKITLEVEITPMDISSVRADNITIGALGEYWFGVYNNSDYKSINASFVSQLSVATPNPQTVDRKSAVDEETQARKIDSFFQLDRVILKLPYTATNIRTTADNIPRFRLDSILGDATVKMPLSVVVNETFLNTLDPNNPTETNSFQSDANYAGTEVLNEDLGFEFSPSPNDTMYVITRSVSDVMGNVNGTYRDTIRLNNGNTNSAPNPFLAVPLDTDKMRAMFWDKFSGPEFENSVTFNNFFKGIKVETNATAGSLIPFQLSGNTSSAAVEFYYTITRYEIKEGETALSLKDTLARAYTFPLDRVRNSKYSMSPIQNTPPSNSFNIQGTAGSMARINILNGSELQNLRNRNILINDATLTFNIDASRDTTSVPLQMLLFRQTSEGDQQILDAITEGPDLFGGRLQLEDSKPSSYSFGITDYISDLISGEITENSPLGLRVFNTPTDLAIDPNTGTIRNLNIETYNWNPRGVTILNNSATNGEKRAKLTISFTEEKDNN comes from the coding sequence ATGAAAAAGATTTTTTATGCATCTCTAACTTTCATAAGCTTCATATTGATGATGTCTTGTGAAAAAGATTTTAGAGAAATTGGAGGTAACGTGATCAGTAATAATGAATTTAGTACTGATAAAATAACACTTGAAGTTGAAATTACGCCAATGGACATTAGTTCTGTACGCGCTGATAATATCACAATAGGGGCATTAGGAGAATATTGGTTTGGTGTTTACAACAATAGTGATTACAAATCGATCAATGCTTCTTTTGTTAGTCAATTAAGTGTAGCTACTCCAAATCCACAAACAGTAGATCGAAAAAGTGCAGTTGATGAAGAAACTCAAGCAAGAAAAATAGATTCTTTTTTTCAATTAGATAGAGTAATTTTAAAACTTCCTTATACCGCTACCAACATTAGAACAACTGCTGATAATATCCCAAGATTTAGATTAGATTCTATTCTAGGTGATGCAACTGTAAAAATGCCTTTATCAGTCGTTGTGAATGAAACTTTCTTAAACACATTGGATCCAAACAATCCTACAGAAACGAATAGTTTTCAATCAGATGCTAATTATGCTGGTACAGAAGTTTTGAATGAAGATCTAGGTTTTGAATTTTCACCAAGTCCTAACGATACAATGTATGTAATTACAAGAAGTGTTAGTGATGTTATGGGTAATGTTAATGGGACATACAGAGATACCATTAGACTAAATAATGGGAATACTAACTCTGCTCCTAATCCGTTTTTAGCAGTTCCTTTAGATACTGATAAAATGAGAGCTATGTTTTGGGATAAATTCAGTGGCCCAGAATTTGAAAATTCAGTTACATTCAATAATTTCTTCAAAGGAATTAAAGTAGAAACTAATGCAACTGCAGGATCTCTTATACCGTTTCAATTATCTGGAAATACTTCTTCTGCTGCTGTAGAATTTTATTATACAATTACACGTTACGAAATAAAAGAAGGAGAAACTGCCTTGAGTTTAAAAGACACATTGGCGAGAGCCTACACATTTCCTTTAGATAGAGTACGAAACAGTAAATACTCAATGTCTCCTATTCAAAATACACCTCCTTCAAATAGTTTCAATATCCAAGGAACGGCTGGAAGTATGGCTAGGATTAATATTTTAAATGGTAGTGAACTTCAAAATTTAAGAAATAGAAACATTCTAATTAATGATGCAACATTAACATTTAATATTGATGCATCTAGGGACACTACTTCTGTTCCTTTACAGATGTTATTATTCAGACAAACATCTGAAGGTGATCAACAAATCCTTGATGCGATAACTGAAGGACCTGATTTATTTGGTGGTAGACTACAATTAGAAGATTCTAAACCTAGCTCATATTCATTTGGAATAACAGACTATATATCTGATTTAATATCTGGGGAAATAACAGAAAATTCTCCTTTAGGTTTACGAGTTTTCAATACACCAACAGACCTAGCTATAGATCCAAATACAGGAACAATTAGAAACTTAAATATTGAAACTTACAATTGGAATCCTAGAGGAGTTACAATTTTAAATAATTCTGCTACTAACGGTGAAAAGAGAGCCAAACTAACAATTTCATTTACCGAAGAAAAAGACAACAATTAA
- a CDS encoding lysylphosphatidylglycerol synthase transmembrane domain-containing protein gives MNTSQKKILKIILPLILGGFLVWYSLSGMDKDKMIGYVKSANYGWIILGLFFGVLSHLSRAYRWKFLLQPMGYKPDFGNSTMAVIIAYLVNLAVPRAGEVSRALVMTNYEDIPFEKGFGTIVAERMADLLMMLIVIAITLFVQFDFIYNLLTKNFNPVKIIILLAGLIVGFLIFTRYVKKANSGIGLKIKNFVNGLIEGATSIFKMENKWAFIFHTVFIWVMYVAMFWVTIPSIEGLKVPFGAVLIGFIAGGFSIAATNGGIGLYPIAVAGAFMLFGVEKDPSEAFGWIMWTAQTLMIVVFGGLAFLLLPIYNKAK, from the coding sequence TTGAATACTTCACAAAAGAAAATTTTAAAAATAATTTTACCTCTCATTTTGGGAGGTTTTTTAGTTTGGTATTCTTTGTCGGGAATGGACAAAGACAAAATGATCGGCTACGTAAAATCTGCTAATTATGGTTGGATTATTTTAGGACTTTTTTTTGGAGTTTTAAGCCATTTATCTAGAGCGTATCGTTGGAAATTTTTATTACAACCAATGGGTTATAAACCAGATTTTGGTAATAGTACCATGGCAGTTATTATTGCTTATTTGGTGAATTTAGCTGTACCAAGAGCAGGCGAGGTTTCTAGAGCTTTAGTCATGACAAATTACGAAGATATACCTTTCGAAAAAGGATTTGGAACTATCGTTGCAGAACGAATGGCAGATTTACTAATGATGCTCATAGTTATTGCGATCACTTTATTTGTTCAATTTGATTTCATTTATAATTTATTAACCAAGAACTTTAATCCAGTTAAAATTATTATTCTTTTAGCCGGACTAATTGTTGGTTTTTTAATTTTTACTAGATACGTAAAGAAAGCAAATTCAGGAATTGGATTAAAAATCAAAAATTTTGTCAACGGATTGATAGAAGGCGCTACTAGTATTTTTAAGATGGAAAATAAATGGGCTTTTATTTTTCATACTGTATTTATCTGGGTAATGTATGTCGCCATGTTTTGGGTAACCATTCCATCGATAGAGGGTTTAAAAGTTCCTTTTGGAGCAGTTTTAATCGGTTTTATTGCTGGTGGATTTAGCATCGCAGCAACCAATGGAGGAATAGGATTATATCCTATAGCTGTAGCTGGTGCATTTATGTTATTTGGTGTTGAAAAAGATCCTAGTGAAGCTTTCGGTTGGATAATGTGGACTGCGCAGACTTTAATGATTGTAGTATTTGGCGGACTAGCTTTTTTACTACTACCTATTTATAACAAGGCAAAATAG
- the glmS gene encoding glutamine--fructose-6-phosphate transaminase (isomerizing), whose protein sequence is MCGITGYIGERNAYPIVINGLKRLEYRGYDSAGIMMYDGSEMNLSKTKGKVSDLEVITNNDESRKKGKIGIGHTRWATHGVPNNVNSHPHFSQSGNLVIVHNGIIENYDTIRKELISRGYEFQSDTDTEVLVNLIEEVKRKEGCKLGKAVQLALTNVIGAYAIAVFDKTKPNELVVARLGSPIAIGVGENNEEFFVASDASPFIEFTKDAVYLEDGELAIIKKGRGIRVRKIDNDKPVDAKIQELKLNLDQIEKGGYDHFMLKEIYEQPKAITDTFRGRMLANEGIIRMAGIDDNISKFLNADRIIVIACGTSWHAGLVGEYLLEDMARIPVEVEYASEFRYRNPIITPKDVVIAISQSGETADTLAAIKLAKSKGAFVFGICNVVGSSIARETHAGAYTHAGPEIGVASTKAFTTQITILSLISLKLAQAKGTLSKTAVNKYLQTMQQIPNQVENLLKIDKEVQEIAYHYKDATNCLYLGRGFNFPVALEGALKLKEISYIHAEGYPAAEMKHGPIALIDENMPVFVIATRKGHYEKVVSNIQEIKSRSGKIIAIVTEGDETVKEIADHVIEIPETEEAFTPLLTTIPFQLLSYHIAVMLGKNVDQPRNLAKSVTVE, encoded by the coding sequence ATGTGTGGAATTACTGGTTACATAGGAGAACGAAACGCTTATCCTATAGTAATTAATGGCCTTAAAAGACTCGAATACCGAGGTTATGATAGTGCTGGAATAATGATGTATGATGGTTCAGAGATGAACTTATCTAAAACAAAAGGTAAAGTATCAGATCTTGAGGTTATTACTAATAATGACGAGTCTAGAAAAAAAGGTAAAATTGGTATTGGACACACAAGATGGGCTACCCATGGTGTGCCGAATAATGTAAATTCACATCCACATTTTTCACAGTCTGGGAATTTAGTCATTGTTCACAATGGTATTATTGAAAATTATGATACCATTAGAAAAGAACTAATTTCTAGAGGTTATGAATTTCAAAGTGATACTGATACTGAAGTCTTAGTAAACTTAATTGAAGAAGTCAAAAGAAAAGAAGGTTGTAAATTAGGTAAAGCTGTTCAATTAGCATTAACAAATGTAATTGGTGCATATGCTATTGCTGTTTTTGATAAAACTAAACCAAACGAATTAGTTGTAGCACGATTAGGTAGTCCAATAGCTATTGGCGTAGGTGAAAATAACGAAGAGTTTTTTGTTGCTTCTGATGCTTCTCCATTTATTGAATTCACAAAAGACGCTGTTTACTTAGAGGACGGCGAACTTGCAATCATAAAAAAAGGTAGAGGAATACGTGTTCGTAAGATAGATAATGATAAACCTGTTGACGCTAAAATTCAAGAATTAAAATTGAATTTAGATCAAATCGAAAAAGGTGGTTATGATCATTTCATGTTAAAAGAAATTTACGAGCAACCAAAAGCTATTACTGATACATTTAGAGGAAGAATGCTAGCCAATGAAGGTATTATTAGAATGGCTGGTATTGATGATAATATTTCTAAATTTTTAAATGCCGATAGAATCATTGTCATCGCTTGCGGTACATCTTGGCATGCTGGATTAGTCGGAGAATATCTTCTTGAAGATATGGCCAGAATTCCTGTTGAAGTAGAATATGCTTCTGAATTTAGATATAGAAATCCAATTATAACTCCAAAAGATGTTGTAATTGCTATTTCACAATCTGGTGAAACAGCTGATACATTAGCAGCAATTAAACTTGCTAAATCTAAAGGAGCATTTGTATTTGGAATCTGTAATGTTGTAGGATCTTCTATTGCGAGAGAAACTCATGCTGGAGCTTACACACATGCCGGACCGGAAATAGGAGTTGCATCTACAAAAGCATTTACAACTCAAATTACAATTCTTTCTTTAATTTCTTTAAAGTTAGCTCAAGCAAAAGGAACTTTATCTAAAACTGCTGTAAACAAGTACTTACAAACTATGCAGCAAATTCCTAATCAGGTAGAGAATTTATTAAAAATAGACAAAGAGGTTCAAGAAATAGCTTACCATTACAAAGACGCAACAAACTGTTTATATTTAGGTAGAGGGTTCAATTTCCCAGTTGCATTAGAAGGTGCTTTAAAACTTAAAGAAATTTCTTATATCCATGCAGAAGGTTATCCTGCTGCTGAGATGAAACACGGACCTATTGCTTTAATTGATGAAAATATGCCTGTTTTTGTAATTGCAACAAGAAAAGGTCATTACGAAAAAGTAGTAAGTAATATTCAAGAGATTAAATCGAGAAGTGGAAAGATTATTGCAATTGTTACTGAAGGTGATGAAACTGTAAAAGAAATAGCAGATCATGTAATTGAAATTCCTGAAACAGAAGAAGCTTTTACGCCACTATTAACAACAATTCCTTTTCAATTACTATCATATCACATAGCTGTAATGTTAGGAAAGAATGTTGATCAACCTAGAAACTTAGCAAAGTCTGTTACTGTTGAGTAA